In Microbulbifer agarilyticus, the DNA window GCGGTTGTGCGGGTGCTCCATCCACTGCGCAAACGCAATCTCTTCGGAGCCGCTCAGTGCGCGCTCGCCCTGCAACATAAACCATTCCCGGGCTTCCGCTTCTATTTGCCAAATATCGGTCTGCGGCTGACTGTTCCCAGTCGACATCTTCATTCTCCACCGTGTGCCCGCAGCGCTTCCTGGCAACCGGCCAGGGCTTTCGCTACGTGCTTCTTCACTACTGTTGCCGAGAGGCCCTCACGACGCGCAATTTCCGCGTAGGAGAGTCCGTCGACTCGATTCATCAATAACAGCCGGCGACGTTTGTGGGGCATATTCCACAGCGCGCGGCTGATCAGGCCGAGGAACTGACGGCCGGAGGCAACCCGCTCGGGGCTGCGGCTGTCCTGGTCGCGGTCCGGGTCGCCCTGTACCGACTGTGCATAACTCTCGCGCACCTGGCCTTTGCGCAGGATATCGATCGTGGCGTTGTGCACCGAGCGGTATAGAAACGCACGCACGTGCTCGATCTCACCGGTTTGCAGCTGCGGCGCCATACGCGCAAACGCCTCCTGCACCAGATCTTCCGCCTCGCTGTACGACAGGCCGAACTTACTCACGGTATATCGACACAGTTCCTGGTGATATTCCCGGTAGTAGTAGTCCAGCTCTCGCTCGTTCTTGGTTTCGCTTGCCACGGGGCTCGCTAACGCTGTCGCCATCGGCTCTCTTCACCACTATTTTTGTTATCGGATTTGTTGACGGTCCCGCAGGCACGACGTTGCCCCCTAGGGTTCGTCGCTTCTACCGGCGCCGTACTTATGC includes these proteins:
- a CDS encoding RNA polymerase sigma factor, whose amino-acid sequence is MATALASPVASETKNERELDYYYREYHQELCRYTVSKFGLSYSEAEDLVQEAFARMAPQLQTGEIEHVRAFLYRSVHNATIDILRKGQVRESYAQSVQGDPDRDQDSRSPERVASGRQFLGLISRALWNMPHKRRRLLLMNRVDGLSYAEIARREGLSATVVKKHVAKALAGCQEALRAHGGE